CCGGTGGGTACCGTCATGTCCAGACTTTCCCGCGCCCGCGAAACCCTGCGCCAGCACCTGGCGGTGGACAATATCATTCCCCTGCGGAGACCACGATGAAAAGGCCCGATGCCATTACCGAAGACGATCTGCACGCTTATGTCGATGGGCTTTTGTCCGACGACGACCGCGCGGCTGTCGAGGCCTGGCTGACCGAAAGGCCGCAGGAGCGGGAGCGTGTGGAAGACTGGAAAAAACAGGCTGAAACCCTGCGAGCCGCATTCGCCGCCTATGCCGCCGAACATCCGCACGACACCGCGATGCTTGCCGAAAGAAAACAGGCGCCCGCGTGGCGGCTGAAACCGGTTCTTCTGCGAACGGCAGCTGTGTTGCTGATCTTCGCGGCGGGTGCGGCAGCCGGCAGGCTTGTGCCGCCGCCGCTCGCCACGCAGCAGGACGTGGTTCTGGCGTCGTTGACGACTGACATTCCCGCGCAGGCGAAATCGGCCTATCTCATCTATGCAAGCGAGGTGCGCCACCCCGTTGAAGTTGGAGCCGAACAGCAGCAGCACCTTGCAACATGGCTCGGCAAAAGGCTCGGTTATCCCTTCGCCATCCCCGATCTTTCCAAGATCGGATATGATCTCGTCGGCGGGCGCCTGATCCCCGTCAGCGGCAAGCCAGGGGCGATGCTGATGTATCAGGACAAGACCGGCCGCCGGGTAACGGTGCTGGTCGGCCACAACGAGGAAAACCGCACCACCAGCTTCCGCATGGCGAGCGCCGATGGCGTCGAGACCTTTTACTGGATCGACAACGAACTCGGCTATGCGGTTTCTGCCGAACTGACGCGCGCCGAGGTGCAGAAGATCGCCGAGGAATGTTACCGCCAGTTCCCTGCGTAGAATAACCTACCCCCACCCCACATCCATGCGACAGGCACAGGGATGACGAAGGGAGAACACCTATTTCAACATCGGCCAGAGGCTGACGACGAGAAGGACGGCCATGGTGATGTTGAACCATTTGAGCCGCACGGGAACGGAAAGCCAGTCGCGCAGGGCCGAGCCGAAGCCCGCCCAGGTCGAAACGCTGGGAAGATTGACTGCGGCGAAAACCACGCCGACGATCAAAACGGTGACGAGATATTGCCGCTCATCCGTATAGGTCGCCATCGCCGTCACGGCCATTACCCAAGCCTTGGGATTGACCCACTGAAAGGCTGCGGCGGCAAGAAAGCTCATCGGCACTGATGCAGCAGCACCCTCGTTCAGGCTGCGGGACGTGCCGATCTTCCACGCGATCCAGACGAGATAAAGTCCGCCCGCGAATTTCAGCGCGGTATAGAGCAAGGGCACGGAGTGCAGCAGCGCGCCAAGCCCAAATCCGACGCCGATCAGCAATGACAGGAACCCCGCCCCGATGCCCAGCATATGCGGGATCGTGCGGCGGAAACCGAAATTCACGCCGGAGGCAAAAAGCATCATATTGTTCGGGCCGGGCGTAATGGAGGTTGTGAAGGCAAACAGCACCAGCGCGACGAGGGTTTCGACAGTCATGATCTCTCCTGTGAAAAGACCCTATCCGCCGAACCACCATCAAACCAGTCCGATCAACCGATAGGCGTAGTCAAATTTTTTGATGGATCGATCCTTTCCATGCCGGGTTTGAGAAGTCGGAACAAAGGGCTATTCTCCGTCAACAACCGCTGGAGCGAACCGATGTATGACGACATTCCTTCCGTCACCCTGCCATCCGGAAAAGAGATACCAGCCCTTGGCCTCGGCACCTGGAACATGGGCGAGATGAGATCATCGGCTCCGCAGGAAGTCGAGAGCATTCGCAAGGCGATCGATCTCGGCATGACGCTGATCGACACGGCCGAAATGTATGCAGACGGCCGATCCGAAGAGGTGGTGGGCACGGCGATTGCCGGCCGGCGCGACGAGGTGTTTCTGGTCAGCAAGGTCTATCCCTGGAACGCCAGCGCCCGAGGCACGATTGAGGCCTGCGAGCGCAGCCTCGCAAGGCTCGGCACCGACCGGCTCGATCTCTATCTGCTGCATTGGCGTGGTGATCACCCGCTGGACGAAACGGTGGCCGCTTTCGAAAAGCTGAAAAAAGCCGGCAAGATCGGCGACTGGGGCGTCTCGAATTTCGACACCGACGACATGGAGGAGCTTTTCGCTGTTCCCGACGGTAAGAATTGCGCCGCCAATCAGGTGCTCTACAATCTCTCCCGGCGTGGACCGGAATTTTCGCTTCTGCCCTGGTGTCAGTGGCACAGCGTGCCGCTGATGGCCTATTCACCAATCGAACAGGGGCGCATCCTCAACAACCACGAACTCATCCGCATCGCCAAGGCCTATCAGGCTACGCCTGCGCAACTGGCACTGGCCTTTCTTCTGGAAAGAGAAGGCGTCATCGCCATTCCAAAATCCGCCAGCGCCGCACGCGTGGAGGAGAACCGAGGTGCCACCGATCTCGAAATCACCGATGAGGACTGGGCCGCGCTGGATGCCGCCTTCCCACCACCGACACGCAAGACGGCGCTGGAAATGCTGTGATTTAACAAAGAATTAAGATGTTTTTCGGAATCAGGCACTCAAGCAATTGAATCGAAATGTGAGCCCTGCGAACTGATGCTTTGGGCTGCAACATTTTAATTCAATAACGGCGCAGCGAACCGCGCCGTCAGTCTGCCAGACATGCTGCACCCAGTTACGGTATGCGGCGCTCATATTCCTCTTTCAGCCCCAGCCAGCTATCCCAGAAAGGCCCCGGTTCCTTTTCCTGAAGACGGGCGGCGAGAATGTCGAGATGCGCATGCCAGCCGGCGCTGACATTGAGCTTGGTCGTGCGATCCGCAAGCCGGCGGTGAACCAGTGTCAGAAGCACATCCTTCCCCAGAGCCTGAAGCTCGATCGACACTTCTGCGCTCTCACCCCAGGTGAAGACGAGGCGGTGCGGCGCAACGACAGTGATGATGCGTGAGGTCATCCTGTTCTCTTCGGAAAAACCTTCCGGGCGGCTGCCCGGCGGGTCGGAAAGCTCGTCGTTGCGCCAGACGAGTTCAAATGGTGCGTCGGGCGCAAGCCGCATCTCGCCGGACGCCAGCCACCGGCGGCGAAGGTCGCTCTGTGTCAGATAGGCCCAGACCCGCTCGATTGGTCCCGGCAGGAGCCGTTCTATCTTTAGTGTTGTCGGCTCGACGAGCCGGCCATAGGCGTCAGGCATTGCAATATCAGCCATTGTCATTTCCTCCATCTGCAGGGGATTTTCCCTGATCATCCTCCCTGAGCATCTGCTCAAGAATATCGAGGCGGCTGTTCCAGAACTGCCGGTAGAAATCCAGCCATTCATGCGCCTCTGCCAACCGTTCCGGCGCAAGGCGGCAGACATGGGTACGCCCCCTCACCTCACGGCGGATAAGCCCGGCGTTTTCCAGCGCCTTGATGTGCTTGGATGCCGCAGCCAGCGATATGTCGAACGGCTCGGCCAACTGGCTCACCGTTCGCTCGCCACGGGATAGATCGCGCAGCATCGTGCGCCGCGTCGCATCGCCAAGGGCATGAAAGACAGTGTCGAGATGTGGAACAGATAATTCAACCATGTTGTTGAATATAGGCCGCCAGACTAGAAAGTCAACCATATGGTTGAATATCAATTCACCGGAGCGCAGCCCATAAAAAAACCCGCGGCGAACCGCGGGCTTGGTATTACAAGGATATTCGAAAGGCGGAGGATCACATCCCCTGCGAACCGCGGTTCATGGCTGCAATACCCGTGCGGCAGATCTCGATCAGGCCGAGCGGTTTGATGATGGCCACGAACTGGTCGATCTTGGACGACTTGCCGGTAATTTCGAAGATGAAATGCTCGACTGTCGCGTCCACCACCTTGGCCTGAAACGCATCCGCAAGACGCAGCGTCTCGGCGCGGGCTTCACCCGAACCGGCGACCTTGATCAGCGCTACTTCACGCTCGATCGGCCGTTCCTGCCCGAGTTCGCGGGCGCGAACGGTAAGATCGAGCACTCGGTGCACAGGAACGATGCGTTCCAGCTGCGCCTTGATCTGCTCCAGCACGATAGGTGTGCCGCGCGTTACGATCGTGATGCGCGACAGATGCGCCTCATGCTCGGTTTCCGAAACCGTCAGGCTTTCGATGTTGTAACCCCGGCCGGAAAACAGGCCGATGACCCGGGCGAGAACGCCCGGCTCGTTGCTGACGAGAACCGACAGCGTGTGATTTTCGACGGCAGCCGTTTCCTTCTGGATGAAATAGGCGGAGCCGGTGGGTTGTAGGTGTGCGTTCATGTCCTTTTCCTCTCCCGGCTCAGACTAGCTGACGGCCCTTGGCATCGATGGCGTTGGCAACAGCTTCATCCGTCGCCTCATCCGGCAACAGCATCTCGTTATGGGCTTTACCAGATGGGATCATCGGGAAGCAATTGGCGAGATTGGCAACGCGGCAATCGAAGATGACCGGCCTGTTGACCGCAATCATCTCGGCGATCTTGTCGTCCAGTTCCTTCGGATCGTCGCAATACATGCCAACCGCGCCATAGGCTTCCGCCAGTTTGACGAAGTCAGGCATGGCTTCGGTATAGGAGTTGGACAGGCGGTTGCCGTGCAGCAACTGCTGCCACTGCCGCACCATGCCCATATACTGGTTGTTGAGGATGAAAATCTTCACCGGCAGACCGTACTGGATGGCGCAGGACATTTCCTGAATGCACATCTGGATCGAGGCATCACCGGCAATGTCGATAACCAGTGCTTCCGGATGTGCGACCTGAACGCCGATAGCTGCCGGCAGGCCGTATCCCATGGTACCGAGACCGCCCGAGGTCATCCAGTGGTTCGGCTCCTCGAAGCCGAAGAACTGCGCCGCCCACATCTGGTGCTGGCCAACTTCGGTGGTGATGAAGGTCTCCCGCCCCTTCGATGCCTCGTAAAGACGCTGCAATGCATATTGCGGCATGATGACATCGTTGGAATTCTTGTAGGCAAAGGAGTTGCGGGCGCGCCAGCGCTCGATCTGCAGCCACCAGTCCGCGGTCTGCGTTTTTTCCGGCTTTTTCGGCAAAGCGCGCCACAGGCGAACCATATCTTCCAGAACATGGCTGACGTCGCCAATGATCGGAACGTCGACGCGTACGGTCTTGTTGATCGAGGACGGATCGATATCGACGTGAATCTTCTTGGAATTCGGCGAAAACGCATTCAGGCGTCCGGTAATACGGTCGTCGAAACGTGCGCCGATGCAGACCAGCACGTCGCAATCATGCATTGTCATATTGGCTTCGTATGAACCGTGCATGCCCAGCATGCCGAGCCAGTTCTTGCCGGAAGCCGGATAGGCGCCGAGACCCATCAGCGTCGAGGTGATCGGGAAACCGGTCAGCTCTACCAGTTCGCGCAGCAGCCGTGTCGCTTCCGGGCCGGAGTTGATGACACCGCCACCGGTATAGAAAACCGGCTTCTTTGCCTTAGACATCAATTCGATGGCCGCGTGAATGGCGTTGAGATCGCCCTGAACCTTCGGCTTGTAGCTCTTCTGCTGAATGGCGGCGGAAGGCGGCGTATAGGTGCCGGTGGCGAACTGGATGTCCTTCGGAATATCGACAACGACGGGGCCGGGACGACCGGTCTGTGCGATGCGGAAGGCCTCATGGATGATGCCCGCCAGTTCGTTGACGTCCTTTACCAGCCAGTTGTGCTTGGTGCAGGGGCGCGTAATGCCGACGGTATCGCATTCCTGAAATGCGTCGGAGCCGATCAGCGATGTCGGAACCTGGCCGGAGAGGCAGACGAGCGGAATGGAATCCATCAGCGCATCCTGCAGCGGGGTGACCGCATTGGTGGCGCCGGGGCCGGAGGTAACGAGCATGACACCGACCTTGCCGGTGGAGCGGGCATAACCTTCGGCAGCATGGCCGGCACCCTGCTCGTGACGTACGAGAATATGCTGAATGTCTTCCTGCTGGAAAATCTCGTCGTAGATCGGAAGCACGGCACCACCAGGATAACCGAAGATGTGCTCGACGCCGTTGTCCTTCAGCGCCTTCAGAACAATCTCCGCACCTGTCATGCTATTGCTGTTTTCCGTATTATCCTTATCCGTCATTGCCTGTTTCCATCCCGCTTTGGCTTTGGATATCGAGGAGCCCGAGGGCCTGTTTGAAGACATAAAAAAAGGCCCCTAGAGGAGCCTCGTTCAGCGCATGGGTGCTTTCGCCGGATGGTTATACCATCCTGCCCATGCGCCGTCCCACCACGATAAGTACGTTAAGATTTTTCATGGGCCGGAGTGTTAGCCAGAAAAGCGCCAGTCGTCAACGCATATTGCGGAAAAAATCGGCGTCGGCTTCTTTTATTACCCGTAAGGCACCATGGACGAAATTTTCGAACGCAACAGATACACAGGTTGTTAAATATAATCTTTTACAATCAAAGATGCAGATAATGCCCGAACCACCGCGATCATCCGCATGTACCGGGATAAGACGTGAATAGTGACGAGTTTCATAGAGCGTCCCGCATGGACGAAAACGAACGGCGATCCGGCCAGCAGCCGGCTAACCGCATGCTCGGCCGCGTCATCGCCTGTGATGGCGCCCATGCGACAATCGCCGCAGAAACGGAAATCGGCTCAACCGATGTCGCGCAGCTCTGGTCCGTCGGACGCCTGATCTCGATCGAAATGGGAACGAGCCGCGTCGCCGCACTGGTATACGCCATGCGCACGGGCGAAGAACACTGGTCGTCGGACAAGCCGAACCGGCTGCTGATCGACGTGGAACTCGTTGGCGAAGTCTACCGCACCGAAGATGGCAGCGAACGTTTTTCCACCGGCATTTCCCGTTACCCCTACCTGGGCGCGGTCGCGCATCGCATCCGCACGGGAGACCTTTCCAAGATCTATGACAGCGGCAAGCGAGACACATGCGTCATTGGTAAGCTGACGCAGGACGACACGATTGGCGCGGCCATCAACATCCAGCAGATGCTGGCGAAACATTTCGCCGTCGTCGGCTCGACGGGCGTGGGCAAAACCACCGCCGTCTCCCTTCTTCTGAACAAGGCGATCGAGACGGACCCGAAGCTGCGTGTCCTCATTCTCGATCCGCACAATGAATTTGCGGCCGCCTTTCCCGATCATTCTGTCGTCATCGACACCGACACGCTCGACCTTCCCTTCTGGCTGATGCGCCTTGAAGAATTCGCGGAAGTGATTTTCCGCGGACGCAAGCCCGTACCGGAAGAGATGGACGTCCTTCGCGACATCATTCCGGAAGCGAAAAAGGCATTTCGCGGCACAGATGGCTCCGCCGTTCGCCGCACGTCCGACAAGAGCGCGATCACGCCCGACACGCCGGTGCCTTACCGCATGGCCGATATTCTCGCCCTCATCGACGAGCGCATCGGGCGGCTGGAAGGGCGCGGCGAAAAGCCGACCCTGCGATCCCTCAAGGGCCGCATCCTCTCGGCCATCAACGATACGCGCTATAACTTCATGTTCTCCAGCAATACGATCAGCGACACCATTCTGGAAACGGTGGCGCATATCTTCCGTATTCCAGGAGAAGGCAAGCCGATTTCGGTTTTCCAGCTGTCCGGCATCCCCTCGGAAGTGGTGAACTCGGTCGTCTCCGTCCTTTGCCGTATGTCCTTCGAACTCGCGGTGCTGGCGCGCGGCTCGCTTCATATGCTTGTCGTCTGCGAAGAAGCGCACCGTTATGTTCCCGCCGACCCTGAGCGCGGATTTTTCCCGACCCGGCAGGCGATCGCGCAGATCGCCAAGGAAGGCCGCAAATACGGTATTTCGCTTGGCGTCATCAGCCAGCGTCCGAGTGAGCTGGACCAGACCATCCTGTCGCAGTGCTCGACCGTTTTTGCCATGCGGCTGACGAACGAGATCGACCAGAAGATCATTCTGTCCGCCGTACCGAACGCCTCAACCTCGACCACCAGTTTCCTCTCGTCCATCGGCAATGGCGAGGCAATCGCCTTTGGCGAGGCGGTGGGCGTACCGATGCGCATGCGCTTCGACCGCGTCTCCACGGCAAAATTGCCGAAGGCAAACGGCGCAGTCAGCCATACGCCCCACGAAACGCCCGATACAGTCGATCTGAACACCATCGTCAGCCGCATGCGCGCGGTAGCCAAGCCGGTCATCACCGGCTTCCAGCAAAGCGTCGAAGCGGCCTTCTCCGATATGCAGGAACCGATGTCAGCTCCCAGGGAAGCGGACGACGTCGATCGCTGGAAACGCGAACTGGGGACGGCGGCGACAGAAGGATACGAACCCTACCGCCCCGACATGCTGCCCGGACGCACAACCCTCGCGCCACAGTCGCCCGCAACGGTAACGGATACCAGCGCTGTCAACGAATTGCGCAAAGTCGGCTTCCAGATGCAGGCACAAAGTGGCCCGCCTCCATCAGAGACACGCCCTTCACTGCGGGAGAGCCTGATGAAAAAGCCGCTAGGCAGCCTTTACCGCAAGGACTGAGCGCGGCCCCTACGGCTGGATACGTGCCCAGTCCGGCCCCATCTGGTTGCGGAACCAGGTCATCTGCCGCTTGGCATATTGGCGGGTCGCGGCCGCCGATTT
This region of Agrobacterium tumefaciens genomic DNA includes:
- a CDS encoding anti-sigma factor family protein is translated as MKRPDAITEDDLHAYVDGLLSDDDRAAVEAWLTERPQERERVEDWKKQAETLRAAFAAYAAEHPHDTAMLAERKQAPAWRLKPVLLRTAAVLLIFAAGAAAGRLVPPPLATQQDVVLASLTTDIPAQAKSAYLIYASEVRHPVEVGAEQQQHLATWLGKRLGYPFAIPDLSKIGYDLVGGRLIPVSGKPGAMLMYQDKTGRRVTVLVGHNEENRTTSFRMASADGVETFYWIDNELGYAVSAELTRAEVQKIAEECYRQFPA
- a CDS encoding LysE family translocator, which translates into the protein MTVETLVALVLFAFTTSITPGPNNMMLFASGVNFGFRRTIPHMLGIGAGFLSLLIGVGFGLGALLHSVPLLYTALKFAGGLYLVWIAWKIGTSRSLNEGAAASVPMSFLAAAAFQWVNPKAWVMAVTAMATYTDERQYLVTVLIVGVVFAAVNLPSVSTWAGFGSALRDWLSVPVRLKWFNITMAVLLVVSLWPMLK
- a CDS encoding aldo/keto reductase; translated protein: MYDDIPSVTLPSGKEIPALGLGTWNMGEMRSSAPQEVESIRKAIDLGMTLIDTAEMYADGRSEEVVGTAIAGRRDEVFLVSKVYPWNASARGTIEACERSLARLGTDRLDLYLLHWRGDHPLDETVAAFEKLKKAGKIGDWGVSNFDTDDMEELFAVPDGKNCAANQVLYNLSRRGPEFSLLPWCQWHSVPLMAYSPIEQGRILNNHELIRIAKAYQATPAQLALAFLLEREGVIAIPKSASAARVEENRGATDLEITDEDWAALDAAFPPPTRKTALEML
- a CDS encoding SRPBCC family protein, with the translated sequence MADIAMPDAYGRLVEPTTLKIERLLPGPIERVWAYLTQSDLRRRWLASGEMRLAPDAPFELVWRNDELSDPPGSRPEGFSEENRMTSRIITVVAPHRLVFTWGESAEVSIELQALGKDVLLTLVHRRLADRTTKLNVSAGWHAHLDILAARLQEKEPGPFWDSWLGLKEEYERRIP
- a CDS encoding ArsR/SmtB family transcription factor, with the translated sequence MVELSVPHLDTVFHALGDATRRTMLRDLSRGERTVSQLAEPFDISLAAASKHIKALENAGLIRREVRGRTHVCRLAPERLAEAHEWLDFYRQFWNSRLDILEQMLREDDQGKSPADGGNDNG
- the ilvN gene encoding acetolactate synthase small subunit, with protein sequence MNAHLQPTGSAYFIQKETAAVENHTLSVLVSNEPGVLARVIGLFSGRGYNIESLTVSETEHEAHLSRITIVTRGTPIVLEQIKAQLERIVPVHRVLDLTVRARELGQERPIEREVALIKVAGSGEARAETLRLADAFQAKVVDATVEHFIFEITGKSSKIDQFVAIIKPLGLIEICRTGIAAMNRGSQGM
- a CDS encoding acetolactate synthase 3 large subunit, translating into MTDKDNTENSNSMTGAEIVLKALKDNGVEHIFGYPGGAVLPIYDEIFQQEDIQHILVRHEQGAGHAAEGYARSTGKVGVMLVTSGPGATNAVTPLQDALMDSIPLVCLSGQVPTSLIGSDAFQECDTVGITRPCTKHNWLVKDVNELAGIIHEAFRIAQTGRPGPVVVDIPKDIQFATGTYTPPSAAIQQKSYKPKVQGDLNAIHAAIELMSKAKKPVFYTGGGVINSGPEATRLLRELVELTGFPITSTLMGLGAYPASGKNWLGMLGMHGSYEANMTMHDCDVLVCIGARFDDRITGRLNAFSPNSKKIHVDIDPSSINKTVRVDVPIIGDVSHVLEDMVRLWRALPKKPEKTQTADWWLQIERWRARNSFAYKNSNDVIMPQYALQRLYEASKGRETFITTEVGQHQMWAAQFFGFEEPNHWMTSGGLGTMGYGLPAAIGVQVAHPEALVIDIAGDASIQMCIQEMSCAIQYGLPVKIFILNNQYMGMVRQWQQLLHGNRLSNSYTEAMPDFVKLAEAYGAVGMYCDDPKELDDKIAEMIAVNRPVIFDCRVANLANCFPMIPSGKAHNEMLLPDEATDEAVANAIDAKGRQLV
- a CDS encoding ATP-binding protein, with product MNSDEFHRASRMDENERRSGQQPANRMLGRVIACDGAHATIAAETEIGSTDVAQLWSVGRLISIEMGTSRVAALVYAMRTGEEHWSSDKPNRLLIDVELVGEVYRTEDGSERFSTGISRYPYLGAVAHRIRTGDLSKIYDSGKRDTCVIGKLTQDDTIGAAINIQQMLAKHFAVVGSTGVGKTTAVSLLLNKAIETDPKLRVLILDPHNEFAAAFPDHSVVIDTDTLDLPFWLMRLEEFAEVIFRGRKPVPEEMDVLRDIIPEAKKAFRGTDGSAVRRTSDKSAITPDTPVPYRMADILALIDERIGRLEGRGEKPTLRSLKGRILSAINDTRYNFMFSSNTISDTILETVAHIFRIPGEGKPISVFQLSGIPSEVVNSVVSVLCRMSFELAVLARGSLHMLVVCEEAHRYVPADPERGFFPTRQAIAQIAKEGRKYGISLGVISQRPSELDQTILSQCSTVFAMRLTNEIDQKIILSAVPNASTSTTSFLSSIGNGEAIAFGEAVGVPMRMRFDRVSTAKLPKANGAVSHTPHETPDTVDLNTIVSRMRAVAKPVITGFQQSVEAAFSDMQEPMSAPREADDVDRWKRELGTAATEGYEPYRPDMLPGRTTLAPQSPATVTDTSAVNELRKVGFQMQAQSGPPPSETRPSLRESLMKKPLGSLYRKD